The proteins below are encoded in one region of Asticcacaulis excentricus CB 48:
- a CDS encoding DUF4197 domain-containing protein, which translates to MDRRFVIAALISAGWTTQAAAESDLSKVIKAVTASKGGLTSSQADSGLREALSLGAAAAVTRVAKTDGYWGDSLIRIPLPDTLSKVQRTLKPLGLSGALDDVHLKMNRAAEAAAPVAKGLLIDAIKALTIKDAIGIVKGGPNSGTQYLQKATTPRLTTLFTPPIETALQDTGAVQALDRAIKRNGLNGYIKKEPKVYLSEFAVGKALGGLFHYVGTEETAIRTDPAKRTSAILKAVFG; encoded by the coding sequence ATGGACCGGCGTTTTGTGATAGCGGCACTGATTTCGGCAGGGTGGACCACGCAGGCGGCCGCCGAGAGCGATCTGTCGAAGGTGATCAAGGCCGTAACGGCTTCCAAAGGCGGGCTGACCTCATCGCAGGCCGACAGCGGCTTGCGAGAAGCCCTGTCGCTGGGGGCCGCCGCCGCGGTGACGCGAGTGGCAAAGACGGATGGCTATTGGGGTGACAGCCTGATTCGTATTCCGCTGCCTGACACCCTGTCGAAGGTACAGCGGACGTTGAAGCCGCTGGGCCTGTCCGGGGCGCTCGATGACGTGCACCTGAAGATGAACCGTGCCGCCGAAGCCGCCGCGCCCGTGGCGAAAGGCTTGTTAATCGACGCCATCAAGGCCCTGACCATTAAGGATGCCATCGGGATCGTCAAAGGCGGCCCGAACTCCGGCACGCAGTATTTGCAAAAGGCGACGACGCCGCGCCTAACCACCCTGTTCACGCCGCCGATTGAAACCGCTTTGCAGGATACGGGAGCGGTGCAGGCGCTGGATCGCGCCATCAAGCGCAACGGGCTGAATGGCTATATTAAGAAAGAGCCCAAGGTCTATTTGAGCGAATTTGCTGTGGGCAAGGCGCTGGGGGGCTTGTTCCACTATGTCGGCACCGAAGAGACGGCCATCCGCACCGACCCGGCCAAGCGCACCAGCGCGATCCTAAAGGCCGTGTTCGGATAG
- a CDS encoding SEL1-like repeat protein, with protein sequence MRQGIAKFHASMCALVLVATPLSVWAQSTAKPAETKPSTSASAAPAEEVTDVTVFLKRKSSIPEQNMRIDTRSASSCGFIGSDGSSDYIADYIRETTGTYDINDPNNFSENSPLGDASRESGTTGFFDRQDRSTDESGSETGTGGCTDTDRRFAAGRATILRNDKSIYQAFDFFDQKKYPEALAMFKTAYNKIGYEDAAFYIARMYLEGLGTPKSPKDAIFWFRKVAEQPVNMRRPHPFDPKNPDYMETRAEATMTLAKIYLTGFGVPRDPKEALKWFEKAASIGFIPASKIVGDIYYYGNGVPKDLNKAYKNYSEAAKYGYAPAQYAVGQILEYGEGSVKADPNTALGWFREAAKAKHPGAMYKIAVAYDSGEGVAADPQKALVFYKEAAVGGNPDAQNAIGTYFYQGGLLPKDDVAARQWFEVAARNGQADAAFNLAVMHTKGEGGPKDLVKAYVWFMAARVHGHENATAALKSIQSQLTDAEKAEVAKLFAPKS encoded by the coding sequence ATGCGTCAGGGCATTGCGAAGTTCCACGCCAGTATGTGTGCGCTCGTTTTGGTGGCCACGCCATTGAGCGTCTGGGCGCAGTCGACGGCGAAGCCGGCGGAAACGAAGCCCTCGACCTCCGCTTCAGCTGCCCCGGCGGAAGAGGTGACCGACGTCACGGTCTTCCTCAAAAGAAAGAGCAGTATCCCTGAGCAGAATATGCGCATCGATACCCGCAGCGCCTCATCGTGCGGGTTTATCGGCAGTGACGGCAGCTCGGACTACATTGCCGACTACATTCGCGAAACGACCGGCACTTACGATATCAACGACCCCAATAATTTCAGCGAAAACAGCCCCTTGGGCGACGCATCGCGGGAGAGCGGCACAACGGGCTTCTTTGACCGTCAGGACCGCAGCACAGATGAGTCGGGGTCAGAGACGGGCACAGGAGGCTGTACCGATACCGATCGCCGTTTTGCCGCCGGACGCGCGACCATCCTGCGAAATGACAAGTCCATTTATCAGGCCTTCGACTTCTTCGATCAAAAGAAGTACCCCGAAGCGCTGGCCATGTTCAAAACAGCCTATAACAAGATCGGTTATGAGGACGCGGCCTTCTATATCGCCCGGATGTATCTCGAAGGGCTCGGCACGCCCAAAAGCCCCAAGGACGCCATTTTTTGGTTCCGCAAGGTGGCCGAACAGCCGGTAAACATGCGCCGTCCGCATCCGTTTGATCCCAAAAATCCGGACTATATGGAAACGCGGGCCGAAGCGACCATGACGCTGGCCAAGATATATCTGACCGGTTTCGGCGTACCGCGCGATCCGAAAGAGGCGCTGAAATGGTTTGAAAAGGCCGCCTCCATTGGCTTCATTCCGGCCTCAAAGATCGTTGGCGACATCTACTACTACGGCAATGGCGTGCCGAAGGACCTGAACAAGGCCTATAAAAACTATAGCGAAGCCGCCAAGTACGGCTATGCCCCGGCGCAGTATGCCGTGGGGCAGATCCTTGAATATGGCGAAGGCAGCGTCAAGGCCGATCCCAATACGGCGCTGGGCTGGTTTCGTGAAGCGGCCAAGGCCAAACATCCGGGCGCCATGTACAAGATCGCCGTCGCCTACGACAGCGGCGAAGGCGTCGCGGCCGACCCGCAAAAGGCGCTGGTTTTCTATAAAGAGGCGGCGGTCGGCGGCAATCCGGACGCTCAGAACGCCATCGGCACCTACTTCTATCAAGGTGGCCTCTTGCCCAAGGACGATGTGGCGGCGCGTCAATGGTTTGAGGTGGCCGCCCGCAATGGGCAGGCGGACGCGGCCTTTAACCTGGCCGTGATGCACACCAAGGGGGAGGGCGGCCCGAAGGATCTCGTCAAGGCCTATGTGTGGTTTATGGCCGCGCGTGTGCACGGGCATGAAAACGCCACAGCCGCGCTCAAGTCGATCCAGTCTCAGTTGACAGACGCTGAGAAGGCCGAGGTGGCAAAGCTGTTTGCGCCCAAGAGCTAG
- a CDS encoding protein-disulfide reductase DsbD N-terminal domain-containing protein, which translates to MSLFLCLPLVLTSASAREAPLPPDKAFALSWERRGDQVWLNWRMPKGYYLYRVHIEAKDTSGRSLPVKTSAGRIRPDPTFGPTEVYYGTARASLNHAGPVRLTYRGCQEDGLCYIPVTVVIPAVQERPRP; encoded by the coding sequence ATGTCCCTTTTTCTATGCCTGCCGCTGGTGCTGACCTCCGCGTCGGCGCGGGAAGCGCCCTTACCGCCGGACAAGGCCTTTGCGCTCAGTTGGGAACGGCGCGGCGATCAGGTGTGGTTGAACTGGCGGATGCCGAAGGGCTATTATCTCTACCGCGTCCACATCGAAGCCAAGGACACCAGTGGGCGTTCGTTGCCCGTCAAAACGTCTGCCGGGCGGATAAGACCCGACCCGACCTTCGGGCCGACCGAGGTCTATTACGGCACGGCGAGGGCTTCGCTGAACCATGCCGGGCCGGTTCGGCTCACCTACCGCGGCTGTCAGGAAGACGGCCTGTGCTATATCCCAGTTACCGTTGTTATTCCCGCCGTGCAGGAGCGTCCGCGTCCATGA
- a CDS encoding DsbA family protein — MISRRHLLAAAPAILAKPALAQEPAPVPKLPEVHYDPLVPVLGNPQGDVTIVEYFDYQCGVCKRMHPLLLDVVAKDGQIRLVMRDWIIFGEGSHYAAQVALGAQALGRYLEVHLALMATGSQLSKGDVFAALSAIGLTPASALAAYREKAGAYEALLLRNDAQAMGFGFRGTPSFVIGNAVYPGAFQSREDMVQAVAEARARQNPSAV; from the coding sequence ATGATTTCCCGTCGTCATCTGCTTGCCGCCGCCCCGGCCATTCTGGCGAAACCCGCTCTGGCGCAAGAGCCGGCACCTGTGCCGAAGCTCCCTGAAGTGCACTATGATCCGCTGGTGCCGGTGTTGGGCAATCCGCAGGGCGATGTGACCATCGTTGAGTATTTCGATTATCAGTGCGGCGTCTGTAAGCGGATGCACCCGCTGCTGCTCGATGTGGTCGCGAAGGACGGTCAGATTCGGTTGGTCATGCGCGACTGGATCATCTTCGGCGAAGGCTCGCACTATGCGGCGCAGGTGGCCCTGGGCGCGCAGGCGCTGGGGCGGTATCTCGAGGTGCATCTGGCCCTGATGGCGACGGGCAGTCAGTTGAGTAAGGGTGATGTGTTTGCCGCCCTGTCTGCGATCGGTCTAACGCCGGCGTCGGCACTGGCGGCCTATCGCGAAAAGGCCGGGGCCTATGAGGCGCTTTTGCTTCGCAACGACGCGCAGGCCATGGGCTTTGGTTTCCGCGGCACGCCGTCTTTTGTTATTGGCAATGCTGTCTATCCGGGCGCATTCCAGAGCCGCGAGGATATGGTTCAAGCGGTGGCTGAAGCCCGCGCCCGTCAGAACCCCAGCGCGGTATAA
- a CDS encoding cation acetate symporter: MKEFSFSWRALFAAALISAVPAMVLADSVNGEVHKQPTNYIAIAMFLAFILLTLGITKWASARSASTKDYYTAGGKITGFQNGLAIAGDYMSAASFLGISAQVFTSGFDGLIYSIGFLVGWPIILFLMAERLRNLGKFTFSDVASYRLGQKPIRFLSALSSLTVVAFYLIAQMVGAGKLIQLLFGLDYLIAVVLVGVLMVLYVLFGGMLATTWVQIIKAVLLLSGATFMAVMVLKSVNFDFSALFEKAVEVHPKGDAIMAPGVLISDPISAISLGLALMFGTAGLPHILMRFFTVSDAKEARKSVFYATGFIGYFYILTFVIGFGAILLVGTNPAFKDAAGELLGGSNMAAVHLAKAVGGDFFLGFISAVAFATILAVVAGLALAGASAVALDLYTHVLRGGNVNEKAQMAVSKGAVIVLGLVAIVLGIVFEKQNIAFMVGLAFSVAAATNFPILFLSMYWSKLTTRGAVIGGAMGLITALTLTVLSPTVWVDVLHHQTAIFPYKYPALFAMIAAFVGIWLFSVTDTSAKAKAEREKFFAQFVRSQTGLGASGAVDH; the protein is encoded by the coding sequence ATGAAGGAGTTCTCATTTAGCTGGCGCGCCCTGTTCGCGGCGGCCCTGATCAGCGCGGTCCCGGCCATGGTGCTGGCCGATTCCGTCAATGGCGAGGTGCACAAGCAACCCACCAACTACATCGCCATAGCCATGTTCCTCGCCTTTATCCTCCTGACGCTGGGCATCACCAAATGGGCGTCGGCGCGCTCGGCCTCGACCAAAGACTATTATACCGCTGGCGGCAAGATAACCGGCTTTCAAAACGGTCTGGCCATCGCGGGTGACTACATGTCGGCCGCCTCGTTTCTGGGCATTTCGGCCCAAGTCTTTACCTCTGGCTTTGACGGCCTGATCTATTCCATCGGCTTCCTCGTCGGCTGGCCCATCATCCTGTTCCTAATGGCAGAACGGTTGCGCAATCTAGGCAAGTTCACCTTCTCGGACGTGGCCTCCTACCGTCTGGGGCAAAAGCCGATCCGCTTCTTGTCAGCCCTGTCCTCACTAACGGTCGTGGCCTTCTACTTGATTGCGCAGATGGTCGGCGCGGGCAAGCTGATCCAGCTTCTGTTCGGGCTCGACTACCTGATCGCTGTGGTGCTGGTGGGCGTGCTGATGGTGCTCTATGTGCTGTTCGGCGGGATGCTGGCCACCACCTGGGTGCAGATCATCAAGGCCGTCCTGCTTTTGTCCGGTGCCACCTTCATGGCGGTGATGGTGCTGAAATCGGTCAATTTCGACTTTTCTGCGCTTTTTGAAAAGGCCGTCGAAGTGCACCCCAAGGGCGATGCCATCATGGCCCCCGGTGTGTTGATTAGTGATCCGATCTCGGCCATTTCGCTGGGTCTGGCCCTGATGTTCGGCACCGCCGGTCTGCCGCATATCCTAATGCGCTTCTTCACCGTCAGTGACGCCAAAGAAGCGCGCAAATCGGTCTTCTACGCCACGGGTTTCATCGGCTATTTCTACATCCTGACCTTCGTCATTGGCTTCGGGGCCATTCTGCTGGTCGGCACGAACCCTGCCTTTAAGGACGCGGCGGGTGAGCTTCTGGGCGGGTCGAACATGGCGGCGGTACACCTTGCCAAGGCCGTGGGCGGCGACTTCTTCCTAGGCTTCATCTCAGCCGTCGCCTTTGCCACCATTCTGGCCGTCGTGGCCGGTCTGGCTCTGGCCGGGGCCTCCGCAGTGGCGCTCGACCTCTATACACACGTCCTGCGCGGCGGTAACGTCAATGAAAAGGCCCAGATGGCGGTTTCCAAGGGTGCGGTCATAGTGCTCGGTCTCGTGGCCATCGTCCTCGGTATCGTGTTTGAAAAGCAGAACATCGCCTTCATGGTGGGACTGGCCTTCTCGGTGGCGGCGGCGACCAACTTCCCCATCCTGTTCCTCAGCATGTACTGGTCGAAGCTAACGACGCGCGGGGCCGTCATCGGAGGGGCCATGGGTCTGATCACGGCCCTGACGCTCACCGTTCTGAGCCCGACTGTATGGGTCGATGTGCTGCACCATCAAACCGCCATCTTCCCTTACAAATATCCTGCCCTGTTCGCCATGATCGCCGCCTTTGTGGGGATCTGGCTGTTCTCGGTGACTGACACCTCCGCCAAGGCCAAGGCCGAGCGCGAGAAGTTCTTCGCCCAGTTCGTCCGCTCGCAGACGGGGCTTGGGGCTTCGGGAGCCGTGGATCACTAA
- a CDS encoding DUF485 domain-containing protein: MSSDEVYRRIYDNPKFQALVKKRGRFAWTLSALMLLAYYGFVCLIAFDPKLLGTRIQPDAVLTWGIPGGIGLILLCFILTGIYVQRANGEFDREVRQILEEAGQ, translated from the coding sequence ATGAGTTCCGACGAGGTCTATCGTCGTATTTACGACAATCCCAAATTTCAGGCATTGGTCAAAAAGCGGGGGCGTTTTGCCTGGACGCTGTCGGCCCTCATGCTGCTGGCCTATTACGGCTTTGTCTGCCTTATCGCCTTCGACCCGAAGCTTTTGGGGACGCGCATCCAGCCAGACGCGGTCCTCACCTGGGGCATTCCGGGCGGCATCGGCCTGATCCTGCTGTGCTTCATCCTCACCGGCATCTATGTGCAGCGCGCCAATGGAGAATTTGACCGCGAAGTGCGCCAGATCCTTGAGGAGGCCGGGCAATGA
- a CDS encoding peptidylprolyl isomerase, giving the protein MTMRRLSFAVFLAVVATQASAQDKPVTPSSVLESAPSTAWKDIPDEDLMVMMLADGSKVVVQLASTFSPQHVANVRAFARARWWDGSAIIRSQDNYVSQWGWPDEPEPKYPVAVKSEPPAEYEQPLSEAFRPLPYRDAYAAQVGHLDGWPVATDGHVQWLPHCYGMVGVARGLNPDTGSSSQLYAIIGHAPRHLDRNLAMAGRVVSGMDALSARPRGTEALGFYKAEAERTKIVSVRIAADLPSTERPSFQYLDTLSPTFTAWVKARANRKDDFFAVSAGAVDICNALPPIRQKP; this is encoded by the coding sequence ATGACCATGCGAAGACTGAGCTTTGCCGTTTTTCTAGCTGTCGTCGCCACGCAGGCGTCAGCGCAAGACAAGCCTGTTACCCCTTCATCCGTGCTTGAGAGCGCGCCTTCGACCGCATGGAAGGATATCCCGGACGAAGACCTGATGGTCATGATGCTGGCCGACGGGTCGAAGGTGGTGGTGCAACTGGCCTCGACTTTTTCGCCGCAGCACGTGGCGAATGTCCGCGCCTTCGCCCGCGCTAGGTGGTGGGACGGATCGGCCATTATTCGCTCGCAGGACAATTATGTCAGCCAATGGGGCTGGCCCGACGAGCCGGAACCCAAATACCCGGTGGCCGTAAAGTCCGAGCCCCCTGCGGAGTATGAACAGCCCCTGTCCGAAGCTTTCCGGCCCCTACCGTATCGTGACGCCTATGCAGCTCAGGTCGGGCACCTGGATGGGTGGCCGGTGGCGACGGACGGTCATGTGCAGTGGTTGCCGCATTGTTACGGCATGGTCGGTGTGGCGCGCGGCCTCAACCCGGATACGGGCTCCTCATCGCAGCTTTACGCCATTATCGGACACGCGCCGCGCCATCTTGATCGTAATCTTGCCATGGCCGGGCGCGTCGTGTCGGGCATGGACGCCCTGAGTGCCCGTCCACGTGGCACAGAGGCCCTAGGTTTCTATAAGGCTGAAGCAGAGCGTACAAAGATCGTGTCCGTGCGCATCGCTGCTGATCTTCCGTCCACGGAGCGTCCGTCTTTTCAGTATCTCGATACGCTAAGCCCGACCTTTACGGCCTGGGTAAAGGCCCGCGCCAACCGCAAGGACGATTTCTTCGCGGTGTCGGCCGGAGCGGTGGATATTTGCAACGCTTTGCCGCCCATCCGCCAAAAACCGTAA
- a CDS encoding radical SAM protein, with protein sequence MAARDYIFFELTNSICSQCFRKLEAKIIFQNDRVYMLKTCPDHGKEKVLISTDIPYYKKTRDFNKPGDMPRKFGMKVERGCPYDCGLCSDHEQHSCVSIVELTDRCNLTCPTCYASSSPSHGRHRSLEEIETMLDIVVASEGEPDVVQLSGGEPTLHPDFFAVMDMAKARPIKHLMINTNGIRIAKDHAFVERLATYMPGIEVYLQFDSLEAEALTSLRGEDLRATRRQAIDHLNAFNISTTLVVTLQKGLNDHEVGNILGYARQQPCVRGVTFQPTQAAGRTEHFRPETDRITLSEVRQAILDQSHIFTSDDLVPVPCHPDAIMMGYALKLGDELVPLTRHFSPEELLSTSRNTVNFETMPEVHAKLIKLFSTGNSPSDCTDTIADILCCLPQIKRETAYGALTYSNLFRVIVMKFYDAHDFDVRGVKKSCVHIVHKDGRIIPFDTMNLFYRDKETESKLMSAAR encoded by the coding sequence ATGGCCGCGCGTGACTATATTTTCTTTGAACTAACAAATTCCATCTGCTCGCAGTGTTTCCGCAAACTGGAAGCCAAGATCATCTTCCAGAATGATCGGGTGTATATGCTCAAAACCTGCCCTGACCACGGGAAGGAGAAGGTTCTGATCTCGACGGACATTCCTTATTACAAGAAAACGCGAGACTTTAACAAACCGGGGGACATGCCTCGGAAATTTGGAATGAAGGTTGAACGGGGTTGCCCCTATGACTGTGGGCTTTGTAGCGATCACGAGCAGCATAGCTGTGTTTCGATAGTGGAGCTGACAGATCGCTGCAATTTGACGTGTCCGACCTGTTATGCGTCTTCAAGTCCAAGCCATGGGCGACATCGCAGCCTTGAAGAAATAGAGACTATGCTCGACATCGTTGTGGCGAGCGAAGGTGAGCCTGACGTGGTTCAGCTTTCAGGGGGCGAACCAACGCTTCATCCAGATTTCTTTGCTGTTATGGATATGGCCAAGGCTCGTCCGATCAAGCACCTGATGATCAATACCAATGGCATTCGTATTGCCAAGGACCACGCCTTTGTCGAGCGCCTCGCTACTTATATGCCCGGCATTGAAGTCTACCTCCAATTTGACTCGCTTGAGGCTGAAGCCTTGACGTCGCTTCGGGGCGAAGATCTGCGGGCGACGCGTCGGCAGGCCATTGACCACCTTAATGCGTTCAACATCTCAACCACCCTCGTCGTCACCTTGCAAAAGGGCCTGAACGATCATGAGGTTGGCAACATACTTGGCTATGCTCGGCAACAACCTTGCGTTCGAGGCGTAACTTTTCAGCCAACACAGGCAGCTGGCAGGACAGAGCATTTCAGACCGGAAACGGACCGTATAACGCTTTCAGAAGTTCGCCAGGCCATTCTTGACCAAAGCCACATCTTTACCTCCGACGATCTGGTACCAGTGCCCTGCCACCCAGATGCAATTATGATGGGCTATGCGTTGAAGTTGGGCGATGAGCTGGTACCACTGACCCGCCATTTCAGTCCGGAAGAGCTTCTATCGACCTCGCGCAACACAGTGAACTTTGAGACTATGCCGGAGGTGCATGCCAAGCTGATCAAGCTTTTTTCAACAGGCAACTCCCCTTCGGACTGCACAGACACGATCGCGGACATTCTTTGCTGTTTGCCGCAAATCAAAAGGGAAACGGCTTACGGAGCACTGACCTACTCAAACCTGTTTCGTGTCATCGTGATGAAGTTTTACGACGCCCACGATTTCGATGTCAGGGGGGTTAAAAAGTCCTGCGTTCACATCGTTCATAAAGACGGACGCATCATTCCGTTCGACACAATGAATCTGTTTTACCGTGACAAAGAGACTGAGTCAAAATTGATGTCCGCGGCACGCTAG
- a CDS encoding prolipoprotein diacylglyceryl transferase family protein, translated as MDFPVVFDIFGVRIPAHLVFESLAYAVGFRLYLWLRQKTKDPVDNKSRLTVLVAAIVGAAIGSKVLAFAEHPELWPMAQADPVYFIASKSILGGLLGGIIGVEITKAFAGITRSTGDIYVFPLLTAIAIGRMGCLLTGVSDGTWGNATHFILGFDAGDGVIRHPTPLYEIAFLTSFGLGLWHAQRHLQLEEGDFFKIFIIGYCVWRFGIEFLKPVTTYNVASDLNIVQNVATTGALPAFLGLSILQLSALAGVTFYAAFFLQRRLQRGENGRA; from the coding sequence ATGGATTTCCCCGTTGTTTTCGATATATTTGGTGTAAGGATACCGGCGCACCTGGTGTTCGAAAGCCTGGCTTATGCCGTTGGCTTCAGACTTTATTTGTGGCTCCGACAAAAAACGAAAGATCCGGTAGATAACAAATCGCGCCTGACCGTTCTCGTAGCTGCGATAGTTGGTGCCGCTATCGGGTCGAAGGTTCTTGCCTTTGCTGAGCACCCAGAGCTCTGGCCAATGGCTCAAGCTGATCCGGTCTACTTCATTGCATCAAAATCAATCCTTGGCGGCTTGTTGGGTGGTATCATCGGCGTTGAGATCACGAAGGCCTTTGCGGGCATTACGCGATCGACAGGCGACATCTATGTGTTTCCACTTCTAACAGCCATCGCTATTGGTCGGATGGGGTGTCTGCTAACAGGGGTAAGCGATGGCACGTGGGGGAATGCCACGCATTTCATCCTCGGGTTTGATGCGGGTGATGGCGTTATTCGTCACCCGACACCACTCTATGAGATCGCCTTTCTAACAAGCTTTGGCTTGGGTTTGTGGCATGCGCAGCGACATTTGCAGTTGGAGGAAGGTGATTTTTTCAAAATCTTCATTATCGGGTACTGTGTCTGGCGCTTTGGCATCGAGTTTCTTAAACCCGTCACAACCTACAATGTCGCAAGCGACTTGAACATAGTTCAAAACGTGGCTACAACTGGCGCACTACCGGCATTTCTTGGACTTTCGATTCTCCAATTGTCCGCCTTAGCCGGCGTCACGTTCTATGCCGCCTTCTTTCTGCAGCGCCGTTTACAAAGGGGGGAAAATGGCCGCGCGTGA
- a CDS encoding VWA domain-containing protein encodes MSESERLRRWQLALGEDEQDLSERDRRLSQSLTALYQPQEKKSRGGLGASSPKVSRWLGDIREFFPTPVVQVIQKDAFERLNLKALMLEPEFLATLEADVHLVADLISLRGAIPEKSKETARLVVRKVVDEMLKRLEAKTVETLRGALNRSQRTRRPRHGDIDWGRTIGANLRHYQADYHTVVPETLIGCARRTKTRADLDHVMLCVDQSGSMATSVVYASIFAAVMASLPVLSTQLICFDTVIVDLTDKLADPVEVLFGVQLGGGTDINAALAYCEQKIDYPAKTHLVLISDLYEGGNAKAMLARVAALKASGVNVIVLLALSDDGRPGYDPHHAGVIASMDCPVFACTPDQFPELMATALTRQDIGQWASANDIALIRAV; translated from the coding sequence ATGAGCGAGAGCGAAAGGCTACGTCGCTGGCAACTGGCGCTGGGTGAGGACGAACAAGACCTGTCCGAGCGCGACCGGAGGCTGAGCCAGTCCTTGACGGCACTATATCAACCGCAGGAAAAAAAGAGTCGCGGCGGACTTGGCGCATCATCACCCAAGGTGTCGCGTTGGCTGGGCGATATCCGCGAATTCTTCCCGACCCCGGTCGTTCAGGTAATCCAGAAGGACGCGTTCGAGCGCCTGAACCTCAAAGCCCTGATGCTGGAACCCGAATTTCTGGCAACGTTGGAGGCTGACGTCCATCTGGTCGCTGACCTGATCTCCTTGCGCGGCGCGATCCCGGAAAAAAGCAAGGAGACAGCGCGCCTGGTGGTGCGCAAGGTCGTTGACGAGATGCTGAAACGCCTGGAAGCCAAAACGGTTGAGACCTTGCGCGGCGCCTTGAACCGCAGCCAGCGTACCCGCAGGCCAAGACATGGCGACATCGACTGGGGCCGAACCATCGGCGCCAATCTGCGTCACTATCAGGCCGATTACCACACCGTCGTACCGGAAACCCTGATCGGCTGTGCCCGCCGCACTAAAACGCGCGCCGATCTGGATCACGTCATGCTATGCGTCGATCAGTCGGGCTCGATGGCAACTTCGGTCGTCTATGCTTCGATCTTCGCCGCCGTCATGGCGTCTCTGCCGGTGCTGTCGACACAGCTGATCTGTTTCGACACCGTGATTGTCGATCTGACCGATAAACTGGCCGACCCCGTCGAGGTCCTGTTCGGCGTCCAGCTGGGCGGCGGCACCGACATAAATGCGGCCCTGGCCTATTGCGAGCAGAAAATCGATTATCCCGCAAAGACGCATCTGGTGCTGATCAGCGACCTCTACGAAGGCGGCAATGCCAAAGCGATGCTGGCGCGGGTGGCAGCGCTAAAAGCCTCCGGAGTAAATGTCATCGTGCTACTGGCGCTCAGCGACGATGGCCGACCAGGCTACGATCCGCATCATGCCGGCGTGATTGCCTCTATGGACTGCCCGGTCTTCGCCTGCACGCCGGACCAGTTCCCCGAGCTGATGGCGACTGCCCTCACCCGTCAGGACATCGGTCAGTGGGCATCAGCCAATGATATCGCTCTGATTCGGGCCGTTTAG